In the genome of Variibacter gotjawalensis, one region contains:
- a CDS encoding DUF1348 family protein — MTALVPPFTLETATAKVRMAEDGWNSRDPERVSKVYTPQSRWRNRVEFPVGREEIVAFLTRKWAKELDYRLIKELWTFGANRIAVRFAYEWHDDSGQWFRSYGNENWEFDEAGLMQRRFASINDMPITDADRKFHWPLGRRPDEHASLSDLGL, encoded by the coding sequence ATGACCGCACTGGTGCCGCCGTTCACGCTGGAGACAGCGACGGCAAAGGTCCGCATGGCCGAGGATGGCTGGAACTCGCGCGACCCGGAGCGCGTCTCTAAGGTCTATACGCCGCAGAGCCGCTGGCGGAACCGCGTCGAGTTTCCGGTCGGACGCGAGGAGATCGTCGCGTTCCTCACCCGCAAGTGGGCGAAGGAACTCGACTATCGGCTCATCAAGGAACTTTGGACATTCGGCGCAAATCGCATCGCGGTGCGCTTCGCTTACGAATGGCACGACGACAGCGGCCAGTGGTTCCGCTCCTACGGCAACGAGAACTGGGAGTTCGACGAGGCCGGATTGATGCAGCGCCGCTTCGCATCGATCAACGATATGCCGATCACGGACGCCGATCGCAAGTTCCATTGGCCGCTCGGCCGCCGCCCGGACGAGCACGCGAGTTTGTCCGACCTCGGTCTATAA
- a CDS encoding carboxymuconolactone decarboxylase family protein, translating to MTSLLPLAFAAIALSAAPALAQSANDDRLRKGDAVIRSLNKGQPQPALEAMRRDFPFLAEATEGYALGEVWSRSQLDPKTRQMAAVAAFAALGNTAFMKIHAGYALNLGVTEDELKEIVYLTTVHAGFPRAIDAARTLSELFAERKAKPQ from the coding sequence ATGACGTCTTTGTTGCCATTGGCTTTCGCCGCGATCGCCTTGAGTGCCGCGCCGGCGCTCGCGCAATCGGCCAACGATGACCGGCTTCGCAAAGGCGATGCCGTCATTCGCTCGCTGAATAAGGGGCAGCCGCAGCCCGCGCTTGAAGCTATGCGTCGCGATTTCCCGTTTTTGGCGGAGGCGACCGAGGGTTATGCCTTGGGTGAGGTATGGTCACGCTCGCAGCTCGATCCGAAGACGCGTCAGATGGCCGCCGTCGCCGCGTTCGCGGCACTCGGCAATACGGCGTTCATGAAGATCCACGCGGGTTACGCGCTCAACCTCGGCGTCACCGAAGACGAGCTGAAAGAAATTGTCTATCTGACCACCGTGCATGCCGGTTTTCCGCGCGCGATCGACGCAGCACGCACGTTGTCGGAGCTATTTGCTGAGCGGAAAGCAAAGCCGCAGTGA
- a CDS encoding MSMEG_0569 family flavin-dependent oxidoreductase, protein MRNVSGRHFPVVIIGGGQAGLAMSYQLKQREIDHIVLEKNSIAHSWKTQRWDAFCLVTPNWQCQLPGYAYPGSDPKGFMLRDDIVAYVESYAKQIGAPVREGVRVTRLAADPAGGYQLDSSDGEFTADSVVLAVSGYHIPNVPRISEKLSPAIVQVHSSAYRNPGQLPEGEVLVVGSGQSGCQIAEDLHLSGRKVHLAVGSAPRCPRVYRGRDAVEWLDDLGQYDLPVEQHSLKEKVRKNANHYLTGRDGGRDIDLRRFAAEGMRLYGRLHDVENGALKFADDLTTNLDNADRVYNGICKLIDDHIARNAIDAPKQTHYAPVWKPEAPVHTLDPTAAGITSIIWTTGFRSDWSWIDLPLFDGSGYPTHKRGVTTVDDVYVLGLPWLHTWGSGRFVGVGRDAGFVADAIEKRQAVRFNAATIAASEQVAKSA, encoded by the coding sequence ATGCGAAACGTGTCCGGACGACACTTTCCAGTCGTGATCATCGGCGGCGGTCAAGCGGGTCTTGCGATGAGCTATCAACTCAAGCAGCGCGAGATCGATCACATCGTCCTCGAGAAAAACTCGATCGCGCATTCGTGGAAGACGCAGCGTTGGGATGCGTTCTGCCTCGTCACGCCGAACTGGCAGTGTCAATTGCCGGGCTATGCCTATCCGGGCAGCGACCCGAAAGGCTTCATGTTGCGCGACGACATCGTCGCCTACGTCGAAAGCTATGCGAAGCAGATCGGCGCCCCGGTGCGCGAAGGCGTGCGCGTGACGCGCCTCGCCGCCGATCCGGCGGGCGGTTATCAGCTCGACAGCAGCGACGGTGAATTTACCGCCGATAGCGTCGTCCTCGCGGTCAGCGGCTATCACATCCCGAATGTCCCGCGCATCTCCGAAAAGCTGTCGCCGGCGATCGTGCAGGTCCACTCATCAGCGTACCGAAATCCAGGCCAGCTGCCGGAGGGCGAAGTGCTTGTCGTCGGCAGTGGGCAGTCCGGATGTCAGATCGCGGAGGATCTCCATCTCTCGGGCCGCAAGGTACATCTCGCTGTCGGAAGCGCGCCGCGCTGCCCGCGTGTCTATCGCGGGCGGGATGCCGTCGAGTGGCTCGACGATCTTGGCCAATATGACTTGCCGGTCGAGCAACACTCGCTGAAGGAGAAGGTGCGGAAGAACGCGAACCACTACCTCACGGGACGCGACGGCGGGCGGGATATCGACCTGCGGCGCTTCGCGGCAGAAGGCATGCGGCTCTACGGACGCCTTCATGATGTCGAGAACGGCGCACTCAAGTTCGCGGACGATCTTACGACCAACCTCGACAATGCGGATCGTGTCTACAACGGCATCTGCAAGCTCATCGACGATCACATTGCACGCAATGCCATCGACGCGCCGAAGCAAACACATTACGCACCGGTGTGGAAGCCGGAAGCGCCCGTGCACACGCTCGATCCCACAGCGGCTGGAATCACGAGCATCATCTGGACAACTGGGTTCCGTTCCGATTGGTCGTGGATCGATCTGCCGTTGTTCGACGGCTCCGGCTATCCGACTCACAAGCGTGGCGTCACGACGGTCGACGACGTTTACGTTCTCGGCCTGCCGTGGCTGCACACGTGGGGCTCGGGGCGGTTCGTCGGCGTCGGCCGCGACGCTGGTTTCGTTGCGGACGCGATCGAGAAGCGGCAAGCTGTGCGCTTCAACGCCGCGACAATTGCGGCGAGCGAGCAGGTCGCAAAGTCGGCCTAG
- a CDS encoding MSMEG_0570 family nitrogen starvation response protein encodes MPEMHVIVCWPDGTEEACYSPSLVMKDFFVPGEAYTIDDFTSRARQALTIASERVREKYGFACSRAAATLATIERRASGFKTQPSSVTVIAFQE; translated from the coding sequence ATGCCTGAGATGCACGTCATCGTTTGCTGGCCCGACGGCACGGAGGAAGCTTGCTATTCGCCGTCGCTTGTCATGAAGGACTTCTTCGTGCCGGGCGAGGCCTACACGATCGACGATTTCACCAGCCGCGCGCGCCAAGCACTGACAATCGCAAGCGAGCGCGTGCGCGAGAAATACGGCTTTGCTTGCTCGCGCGCGGCCGCAACGCTCGCGACCATCGAACGGCGAGCAAGTGGTTTCAAGACGCAACCAAGCAGCGTCACGGTCATCGCATTTCAGGAATAG